The genomic segment AACGTTCCATCCCTGAACTGCCGCGCAAGATTGGGATCGTCACCTCCGCAACAGGCGCGGCATTGCGCGATATGCTCAACACACTGCGTAGACGTTTGCCGCTCGTTGAAGTCGTCCTCGCCCCCTCACCCGTGCAGGGAAACGAAGCTCCTCCCGCCCTCGTCAAAGCCATCAATTCTCCAATTCTCCAATCCTCCGATGTAATTATCCTCGCCCGCGGCGGCGGCTCCATTGAAGATCTCTGGGCATTCAACGACGAACGCGTCGTCCGCGCGGTAGCCGCGTCGAGTGTGCCGATCATTTCGGGCGTCGGTCACGAAACGGACTTCACCCTCTGCGATTTCGCCGCCGACCTCCGCGCCCCAACTCCCACCGCCGCCGCGGAACTCGCAACCCAGATCACGATCCAAGACCTAGCCGCCACAATCTCCAATCTCAATTCTCTAATTCTCACCCACACACTAACAACCCTCTCCTCAAAACAATTCTCTCTAAACTCACTTGCCTCCCAACTCCGCTATCTTTCTCCCTCGCGCCTCATCCAATCAGAATCCCAGCGCGTGGATGAATTATCTCGCCGCGCGTCTTCGTCCGCGTTCAATCGTATAATTTTGGAAAGCAAACACCTCGAAGGGACTCGCAAACGACTCGAAGCGTTGAGTCCGCTGGCGGTGTTGGCGCGCGGATATGCCGTGGTGACGCGAAAAGACGATGGCAGTGTTGTATCCCGCGTTGCGCAGGCGAGTGATGAAATGAAAGTTAGAGTCAGTGATGGAGAGTTTGAAGTCAAACACTCGCCCTGAGCGGAGAGACTGAGTGTAAGTCGAAGTCTCGTAGACGAAGGGCGCTATCAGGCAAACAAATATTTGAATCAAATTGCGCTTCGTCTGCGGGACGGAGAAGCGCCGTCCCTCCGCTCAGCGCGGAAAAGGAATAACTATGCCAAAAGCATCAACCAAGAAATCAGAAAGACCTGTGGAAGAATTAACCTACGAAGAAGCGCTGGCTGAACTTGAAGGGATCGTCGAAACGCTGGAAGGGGAGCAGAGTCAACTCGATGAGGCGATCAAACTTTTTGAGCGCGGGCAGGCTCTGGCGGCGCGATGTGGCGTCTTGCTCGAGGCGGCGCAACTCAAAGTGAAGCAAGTCGCGGGCGACGATGTGTCCGCGTTCGAGGAAGAGTCTGAATGAGTGTGTTGGATATTTTGCAAAACAAAGCGCTGATCGCGGGTCTCATCGCATGGATACTCGCGCAGATCATCAAATTGCCGCTCGATTTTTTTCGCACGCGCAAATGGAACTGGTCGTTGATGCTCACGACAGGCGGGATGCCGAGTTCGCATTCATCGTTGATGACCGCCACGACTCTCGCAATCGGTTTGTATCACGGCTTTGCGAATCCATTGTTCGCGTTGGGCGTTGCCATCACGATGATCGTCACGTACGACGCGGCGGGCGTGCGCCAGCAGGCGGGCATCCACGCGCAACGCATCAA from the Candidatus Defluviilinea gracilis genome contains:
- a CDS encoding exodeoxyribonuclease VII small subunit encodes the protein MPKASTKKSERPVEELTYEEALAELEGIVETLEGEQSQLDEAIKLFERGQALAARCGVLLEAAQLKVKQVAGDDVSAFEEESE
- the xseA gene encoding exodeoxyribonuclease VII large subunit yields the protein MQPSLFPAQTPQTFTVSKLTFHIRKLLEENEILQDVWVQGEISNLSRPASGHVYFTLKDANASLKCVMWKTSAARLNLAMRDGMEVEVHGKIGIYEPQGQYQLYADQIRPVGEGALYQEFMRLKAQLEAEGLFDPERKRSIPELPRKIGIVTSATGAALRDMLNTLRRRLPLVEVVLAPSPVQGNEAPPALVKAINSPILQSSDVIILARGGGSIEDLWAFNDERVVRAVAASSVPIISGVGHETDFTLCDFAADLRAPTPTAAAELATQITIQDLAATISNLNSLILTHTLTTLSSKQFSLNSLASQLRYLSPSRLIQSESQRVDELSRRASSSAFNRIILESKHLEGTRKRLEALSPLAVLARGYAVVTRKDDGSVVSRVAQASDEMKVRVSDGEFEVKHSP
- a CDS encoding divergent PAP2 family protein; translated protein: MLDILQNKALIAGLIAWILAQIIKLPLDFFRTRKWNWSLMLTTGGMPSSHSSLMTATTLAIGLYHGFANPLFALGVAITMIVTYDAAGVRQQAGIHAQRINVLFDELLKGHIFSEKDLREVIGHTPLEVAGGILLGIIVATSQWMIWK